Genomic window (Saccharothrix australiensis):
GCACTGCTGACCCGGAGTACCTCATTGCGCAGGTCAAGGAACGACAGGAGAACTGGTCGTACTTCCGCCCGACGGTGCGCGTGCTCAAGCTGTGGCGCCACGGCGTTCCCACCAAGGTCAAGTCGCTGGTCATGGAGGTGCTCGCCCTGAAGTGCCTCCCCACTGACACGACGCGGCCACAGGCGTTGAAGGCGTTCTTCACCGCCGCCGCGGTCGAGGTCAACTATGGCGTGGTGGACCCGGCCGGGCACTGTGGCGTGATCCAGCCTGACCTCGACACCGAGGCGCTCCGCACCGCCTTGGAGTCCGCGCGTGACATCGCCGAGGAGGCATGTGCGGCCGCAGCCGATGGCGACAGCGACGGAGCGGCGTTGCTCTGGCGGGAGTTGTTCGGGGATGACCTCCCAGCCCCGGAGGAGAAGAGTTCGGGGACCGCTGCCGGTTCCTTCCTGTACGTCCCGCGGCCGGTCGTGGACGCGCCCCAGGGCTAACCGATGAACACCAACGGCGAAGTACCCGTTTCCTGGTGGGAGTGCGAGCCCCGGCGCCTGGCTCGTGATCAGCACGAAGTGGCCAAGCTGTTCCCCGAGCTGACGTGGTGCGGTGAAGGAGCTGGCCGCTGGGAAGGGCGGCTGCCCAGGTGGCCGTTCCACCGGCCCGAGCCCACAGGCCTGGCTGAACTGGTCGGGCAGGACGGCATGCCGATCAGGGTGCAGTACGGACATGCCTACCCGATGGTGCCACCGGCGATCTTCCCGCTCGACCCGAAGCCCGAACTGATCGAGTACAGGCAGACCCGGTTCCACGTCATGGGTGATGGCAGCCTGTGCCTGTTGCAGGACTACTCGACGTGGACCGGCCGGCAGTCGGTGACCGAGCTGCTGCTGAAGGCGGCGGGCTGGCGCGTCGAGTACGCGCTGCTCAAGAGCGGTGTCATCGAATCCATGACGATCAACGGCATCGTCAACGACGCCAGCCGCGATCACCTGGTCGAGCAGGCGCTCGAAGAGCTCTCCCCTGGTGGAGGTCAGGCGTGAACGACCTGCTCGTGCTCGTCCCGGGCGAAGCGGCTCGCCGCATGAAGGAAGGTGGTCAGTGGGGCCAGATCACCTTCCGGGTATCGGATCCGGACAACGTCGGCGCGGTGATCGCGGTGTCGGACGGCTTTAACCCGGTGATGCCCACCCCGCTGCATTCCGCCAACCACTTCCTCAGCGCTGGGGACGCCCGAGGGCAGCACCGCTGGTACCGGGCTGCGCCCGCGCTGCACCTCCTGTGGTGGCACGCGCGCAACACCGGCCGGGAGATCTCCCTCAAGGCTTTCAAGGAGAACGTCTTCGGTCGCTGGTTGAACCCTTCGGCCGTCGAGGACTACGTGGCGTTGACCGTGTCAGCGGAAGCACCGGCTGAGTTCCCGGACATCAACATCCCCGAAATGGTTGCCTGGTACGTCATCCCGGCCGCCGCACGCCCGGTAGCCATAGACGTGGTGTCCGCTGAACACGGCTTCCCACAGCTGGCCGGACACTGGCCGGTTGCCCACTTGGAAGAGAAGTCGGTCATGCTCGTCGGGGTGGGCAGCATCGGCGGAGCCGGCGCCCACGCCCTGGCCAGCTACGGCGTCGGGCGCATCGTCCTCGTCGACCCCGACCGCCTGCTCAGCCACAACGTGGTGCGCCACGTCTCCTCGGTCAAGCACGTCGGCAGGCTGAAGGTCGACGCGGTCAAGCAGGAACTGGCCGAGGCGTGGCCAGCCACTCACGTGGACACGCTGCCCGTGGACGTCATCGCCGCGGCGCACCTGATCAGACCTCGTCTTCGGGATGTCGGCGTCGTGCTGTGCACGGCCGACGGCGTGGCAGCGCGTCGTGTCGTCAGCCACCTGGCGCGACGCGCACGGGACTGACGCCGTTCTCGCCTGCGTACTCCAAGACGGCGCGGTCGGCGAGATCATCCGGCTGCGCCCCTGGGCCGACCACGGCTGCCTGACCTGCCGTCGCGAGGCGCTCGTAGCCCGAGGAGCGGTGGATCCCGAACCCGCCCTCGACCTGGGGTACGGCACGGGGACCGCGCACCGGCCGATGACTGCCGTCGGAGGGGACCTGCACCTCGTCGGCCAGATGGCTGCCAAGGCCGCCGTGGCCACGGTGCTGGAACGGAAAGGTCATTCCGACCAGAAATTGCCCGGTGAGCACGCCATCTTCGGGCTGCGCCCGACACTCGGCTGGGCTCCCCCGTTCGACCTGGACCGCAACGGCGACATCCGCTGGCTGCCGCACAGCCCTCCTCGCCCGGGTTGCCCCACTTGCGAAGAGCCGTGAACGATGCCAACCCCGGTGCTGTGCGGCGGATCGTGATGGCTCCGGACAGCGCCCGAACCATCCGCCGGACCGTGACCGAGGCAGACGACGGTGCTGAGACCGGCGGGATCCTTTTGGGACGCGTCGAAGATGACGGCACGGCACACGTGCGGCAAGCAGGTACCCCTGGGCCAGCGGCGATACGGACCCCGAACTACTTCCTGCGCGACCTCGCGCATGCCCAGCACTTGGCGGAAGCCGCTTTTCGCACTGACGGCAGCATCTGGATCGGTGAGTGGCACACGCATCCCCGTGCGGACGCCGTGCCGAGCCCACGCGACCTCCTCACCTACTCCACCCTGCTGGCCGATCCTGCGCTCGCTTTCGACGTCGTGCTCGCCATCGTGATCGGCCCCCTCTTGCCGGCAGCGACCACCCGTGTTGTGGGTTGGGCCTGCACCACGACGGGGGTGACAGCTGTGCCGGTCGAATCCGAAGTCCTGCTCATCCCGGAGGAACTTCGAGGTACGTGACCGAGTGAAGCGGGTGGCCCGTCAGCTGTCCACCTCGAACGCCGTGGTGTACCCCCGGTGCCCGCCGAGGTGTTCGTAAACGGTGGTGACCCGCGTGCGGTTCCACCTGTGCCCGAGCAGGAGCGCGAGACCGCCTGGACCTGCCATGAAGAGGTGGATGCGTTCGGTGCCCGGCAACTCGTCGAGTTCCTCGCGGACCAGGTTCCGGATCGCTTCTGCATAGGCGACGGCTTGCCCCGCACCGGCGATGGACTGGTCGTCGCTCCCCCCACCTGGCTGGATGGTGAGCAGGCGGCTGGCTCGCACGCTGTTGTCCTTCAGGTACGCGATCACCGCTGAGGTCGGGTCGACGGCGACCCCGATGGCGACGGCCAGGTCGTTACCGAAGTCCAATTGTTGTCGTCGGAGTTGCGGCGCGGGGATGGCAGCCTTCAGTGCATCTGTGGACCACAGCTCGCCGCCCTGGAGGTATCGCAGGGTGTGGCCGCGTACACGGGGGAGCGCGGCGCCAACGCGGAAGAACGTCGCTTGGCGCATGGCACCCCCGATGAGGGTGGAGCGCCAACCGTCCCTCTCCAGTGCTGCGGCGGCGTCCATGATCTCCTGCTCCATCCGAGCCCAGTCCGAAGCGCACCGCGGTTGAACGCGAACCTGGGCGTTGTCACCGTCGAACAGATCCACCCAGTTCAGGGCGATGGTGGCGTCCTCGGCATGGGGATCGGCATCTATGGCTTGGACGAGCAAGATCGCTGATGGAGGCGTCGGATGCAGGGACTCCACCGTGCTTCGGATGTCCTCCTCGGGGATGATCCGCTTGCCGCCGGTAACCCAGCTCGCAACGGTGTTCAGCCCGTGCTGAAGGGAAGAGGCACTCCCGTCAAGGCCGGCGGCGACCATCAACGTGCGGACGTGGTCTTCCTCGGCGCTGACCGTCCTCCCGGTGACGAATTGCAGGTGCTCCAGCATCGAGAGCAGTTCGAGGCGGCTTGCACCGACGTGACCCGCCCATCGGTCCACAGCTCGCCCGGCTGCGCTCGTCAGCTCCGTATGGCCCGCGTACGGCATCAGCAGGTCGGTGCGGCCGTCGACGTGCCCGAGCAGCGGGTCGGCGTGATCCAGGGCCCGGTTGGTGATCAAGCGCAGGACGGGGGTTGCACCGCTGCCGCTGAGCTTGACGTAGCTGTCGTACATCTTTTGCAATAACGACTTGCTCTTGCCGGACGTGGCGGTGAGGTAGCCCTCGTTGACCAGGTCGGCTGGGTTGGTCGCCCACTTGACCTGCGCGAGAATGTCAGGCTCTCCGGTGCTGCTGCGCAGGACCACGTCGTCGAAGTTCCCCGCGTCGTTGATCTCCACCTCCACCTGCGAGAAGCGGCGCTCAGGGCCGATCACGCGCATGGCGGCCCCCCACACGAACAGGTCCTGGAACCTGTCCCCGTTGCGTCGAACGCCGGACCTGGACGGTGGACCCGCTGCTGGGCGCTGCCCGTTCATCAAGCCTCCTGTCCTTGCCGTGCCGCTGTCGGGGCACGAGTGGTGGGGTGCGCGCCTCGGTGCGCGACAGTGATCTCGATCAGGCCGTCGGTCCGGTGGACGACGAGGACCAGCGGCTGCTCGTAGGCGATCGACGCCCGCCGTATGGACGTCAAGTCCTGGCCGCTCGTCCCATGCCCTGCCGGGTGGCTGTGCCAGTCGCCCACGTACCCGAGCCACGGGTGTTCGTGCTCGGCAAGTGCCATGTCGAGGGCGGCCTGTGCTGAACTCTCGTCCCTGCTCCAGGAGTTCGTCGTTGCGTTGGGGTCGGGTACCTCGATGGCGTACCGGATGACCACTCGGCCGCTGACCCACCAGCCCAGCAGCAACCCCCCGGTCTCCCGCGGGTGCGCGGCTGAGGCCAACTCCGAGATCGTGGTCGCTGCGTCAGCGTGCACCTCGGCCTGGGCCTTCCGGGGCTTCATGACGCCGCATCTTGCAGGACGTCACTGGTCATCGTGCCGATCCGGTTGTAGAGCGGCTCAGGTTGAGGGCGCCGCACGACGGCAATGCTGGCGGGCAGTTCACACGTCAGCAAGGCAGCGCCGACGACGACCTGGTGCGCGAGTTCCGCTGCGGCCACCACCGCGCCTGGTGGCGTCGGCGAAACCGCGCTGCCGCAACCACGCTCTTGGAGCCGGGTGCCGCTGTCGAGGCGGGGAAGAGCGGGGAGGTACCTCTCGCCGCTGCGGAGCGGCATCCGATCCACCCTGAGGACGTCACCATCGCGCTGCACGCATGCCGAGACCACCGCGTGCCCCGTCGAACGGCCCATCGACTCGGCCGCCGTCGCCAACAGGCTGCTCGCATAGCCGCTGCCCGTGGCGTCCAGCACCACTTGGTGGTCGCGAATGAGGTCTTCCGCTTCCTCCAGGTCGTCAAGACGGCCCCAGGGGAGGTGGATACCGGTGACGTCGGGATCGACAGCCCTCAGACACGCCCGTACCGCTTCGGTTTTGAGCCAACCGACGTACCCGTTGCCAGCGAGGTGCCGCACCACGTTGCCGGGGCGGAGGCGTTCGCCGTCGACGAGCGTTAGCCTGCGCGCACCCGCGCGGAACAGCGCGTCGGCCGCGAAGGAACCTATTGCACCGCAACCGACGATAGCGATTCGAGTGGTCGACAGCTCCGGAGCAGCCGAGCCTGCACGCATCATGCGCGTCGCAGCGCTGACATCGGCGCTCTCACAGGCGGTCACCTGGATGGCGTCCGACGACTTTCGAACCCTC
Coding sequences:
- a CDS encoding ThiF family adenylyltransferase, which produces MNDLLVLVPGEAARRMKEGGQWGQITFRVSDPDNVGAVIAVSDGFNPVMPTPLHSANHFLSAGDARGQHRWYRAAPALHLLWWHARNTGREISLKAFKENVFGRWLNPSAVEDYVALTVSAEAPAEFPDINIPEMVAWYVIPAAARPVAIDVVSAEHGFPQLAGHWPVAHLEEKSVMLVGVGSIGGAGAHALASYGVGRIVLVDPDRLLSHNVVRHVSSVKHVGRLKVDAVKQELAEAWPATHVDTLPVDVIAAAHLIRPRLRDVGVVLCTADGVAARRVVSHLARRARD
- a CDS encoding SAVED domain-containing protein; its protein translation is MRVIGPERRFSQVEVEINDAGNFDDVVLRSSTGEPDILAQVKWATNPADLVNEGYLTATSGKSKSLLQKMYDSYVKLSGSGATPVLRLITNRALDHADPLLGHVDGRTDLLMPYAGHTELTSAAGRAVDRWAGHVGASRLELLSMLEHLQFVTGRTVSAEEDHVRTLMVAAGLDGSASSLQHGLNTVASWVTGGKRIIPEEDIRSTVESLHPTPPSAILLVQAIDADPHAEDATIALNWVDLFDGDNAQVRVQPRCASDWARMEQEIMDAAAALERDGWRSTLIGGAMRQATFFRVGAALPRVRGHTLRYLQGGELWSTDALKAAIPAPQLRRQQLDFGNDLAVAIGVAVDPTSAVIAYLKDNSVRASRLLTIQPGGGSDDQSIAGAGQAVAYAEAIRNLVREELDELPGTERIHLFMAGPGGLALLLGHRWNRTRVTTVYEHLGGHRGYTTAFEVDS
- a CDS encoding Mov34/MPN/PAD-1 family protein — protein: MKPRKAQAEVHADAATTISELASAAHPRETGGLLLGWWVSGRVVIRYAIEVPDPNATTNSWSRDESSAQAALDMALAEHEHPWLGYVGDWHSHPAGHGTSGQDLTSIRRASIAYEQPLVLVVHRTDGLIEITVAHRGAHPTTRAPTAARQGQEA
- a CDS encoding SMODS domain-containing nucleotidyltransferase — encoded protein: MDLTKAFDTFQQTVNADIEQVRLARERRDAFKGALKGEPGVLEVFGSGSLARSTQLKPVHDVDLIMVFDAAAYPEWGQPGDSSAGALEVVREMVKRLLGDSGGTVEELVRLAKPRDRAVKCFIDPPEQDDAFTVDVMPVLRQADNTLLVPSKRKECWSTADPEYLIAQVKERQENWSYFRPTVRVLKLWRHGVPTKVKSLVMEVLALKCLPTDTTRPQALKAFFTAAAVEVNYGVVDPAGHCGVIQPDLDTEALRTALESARDIAEEACAAAADGDSDGAALLWRELFGDDLPAPEEKSSGTAAGSFLYVPRPVVDAPQG
- a CDS encoding Mov34/MPN/PAD-1 family protein; the protein is MNDANPGAVRRIVMAPDSARTIRRTVTEADDGAETGGILLGRVEDDGTAHVRQAGTPGPAAIRTPNYFLRDLAHAQHLAEAAFRTDGSIWIGEWHTHPRADAVPSPRDLLTYSTLLADPALAFDVVLAIVIGPLLPAATTRVVGWACTTTGVTAVPVESEVLLIPEELRGT
- a CDS encoding ThiF family adenylyltransferase: MLDAGAPFETTFHANADGSLCLWTDDWAVDQAPWLVPDVLLDRIGGWLCKTAAGWPGDDDCDLERYLKQEHADRRLVLYDASALTIDRAVRTGPGPNPHTISITNERRRVGDLDARRKDRNLAWVADIGCITRPLRSWDDVAVALGPRAVEVRRLIAVGVVTHILFLYVRGTRQGVLVVRVRKSSDAIQVTACESADVSAATRMMRAGSAAPELSTTRIAIVGCGAIGSFAADALFRAGARRLTLVDGERLRPGNVVRHLAGNGYVGWLKTEAVRACLRAVDPDVTGIHLPWGRLDDLEEAEDLIRDHQVVLDATGSGYASSLLATAAESMGRSTGHAVVSACVQRDGDVLRVDRMPLRSGERYLPALPRLDSGTRLQERGCGSAVSPTPPGAVVAAAELAHQVVVGAALLTCELPASIAVVRRPQPEPLYNRIGTMTSDVLQDAAS